The proteins below are encoded in one region of Saccopteryx leptura isolate mSacLep1 chromosome 1, mSacLep1_pri_phased_curated, whole genome shotgun sequence:
- the MIOX gene encoding inositol oxygenase isoform X1 has product MKVSVGPDPSLVYRPEADPEEAKDNGGFRNYTSGPLLDRVFATYKLMHTHQTVDFVRKKHTQFRGFSYKKMTVLEAVDMLDGLVDESDPDVDFPNSFHAFQTAEGIRKAHPDKDWFHLVGLLHDLGKILALAGEPQWAVVGDTFPVGCRPQASVVFCDSTFQDNPDLQNPQYSTELGMYQPHCGLENVLMSWGHDEYMYQMMKFNKFSLPPEAFYMIRFHSFYPWHTGGDYQQLCSEQDMAMLPWVQEFNKFDLYTKCPDLPDVDKLRPYYQGLIDKYCPGVLSW; this is encoded by the exons ATGAAGGTGTCTGTG GGCCCAGACCCTTCCCTGGTCTACAGGCCTGAGGCGGACCCAGAGGAAGCCAAGGACAACGGTGGATTCCGGAACTATACC TCCGGCCCCCTCCTGGATCGCGTCTTCGCCACCTACAAGCTCATGCACACTCATCAGACAGTAGACTTCGTCAGGAAGAAG CACACCCAGTTCAGGGGCTTCTCCTATAAGAAAATGACTGTCTTGGAGGCTGTGGACATGCTGGATGGGCTGGTAGATGAGTCGGACCCAGATGTGGACTTCCCCAACTCCTTTCATGCCTTCCAGACTGCAGAGGGCATACGGAAGGCCCACCCTGACAAGG ACTGGTTCCACCTCGTAGGGCTCCTGCACGACCTGGGGAAGATCCTGGCTCTGGCGGGAGAGCCCCAG TGGGCAGTCGTTGGAGACACCTTTCCAGTTGGCTGCCGTCCCCAGGCCTCTGTGGTTTTCTGTGACTCCACCTTCCAGGACAACCCCGACCTCCAAAATCCTCAGTACAG CACGGAGCTCGGCATGTACCAGCCACACTGTGGGCTTGAGAACGTCCTCATGTCCTGGGGCCATGATG AGTACATGTACCAGATGATGAAGTTCAACAAATTCTCTCTGCCTCCGGAG GCCTTCTACATGATCCGATTTCACTCCTTCTATCCATGGCACACGGGTGGAGACTACCAGCAGCTGTGCAGTGAGCAGGACATGGCCATGCTGCCCTGGGTGCAGGAGTTCAA CAAGTTTGACCTGTACACCAAGTGTCCCGACCTGCCAGACGTGGACAAGCTGCGACCCTACTACCAGGGGCTCATTGACAAGTActgtcctggtgtcctgagctGGTGA
- the MIOX gene encoding inositol oxygenase isoform X4 encodes MKVSVGPDPSLVYRPEADPEEAKDNGGFRNYTSGPLLDRVFATYKLMHTHQTVDFVRKKHTQFRGFSYKKMTVLEAVDMLDGLVDESDPDVDFPNSFHAFQTAEGIRKAHPDKDWFHLVGLLHDLGKILALAGEPQLPVPPQWAVVGDTFPVGCRPQASVVFCDSTFQDNPDLQNPQYSTELGMYQPHCGLENVLMSWGHDEYMYQMMKFNKFSLPPEAFYMIRFHSFYPWHTGGDYQQLCSEQDMAMLPWVQEFNKFDLYTKCPDLPDVDKLRPYYQGLIDKYCPGVLSW; translated from the exons ATGAAGGTGTCTGTG GGCCCAGACCCTTCCCTGGTCTACAGGCCTGAGGCGGACCCAGAGGAAGCCAAGGACAACGGTGGATTCCGGAACTATACC TCCGGCCCCCTCCTGGATCGCGTCTTCGCCACCTACAAGCTCATGCACACTCATCAGACAGTAGACTTCGTCAGGAAGAAG CACACCCAGTTCAGGGGCTTCTCCTATAAGAAAATGACTGTCTTGGAGGCTGTGGACATGCTGGATGGGCTGGTAGATGAGTCGGACCCAGATGTGGACTTCCCCAACTCCTTTCATGCCTTCCAGACTGCAGAGGGCATACGGAAGGCCCACCCTGACAAGG ACTGGTTCCACCTCGTAGGGCTCCTGCACGACCTGGGGAAGATCCTGGCTCTGGCGGGAGAGCCCCAG CTGCCTGTCCCTCCCCAGTGGGCAGTCGTTGGAGACACCTTTCCAGTTGGCTGCCGTCCCCAGGCCTCTGTGGTTTTCTGTGACTCCACCTTCCAGGACAACCCCGACCTCCAAAATCCTCAGTACAG CACGGAGCTCGGCATGTACCAGCCACACTGTGGGCTTGAGAACGTCCTCATGTCCTGGGGCCATGATG AGTACATGTACCAGATGATGAAGTTCAACAAATTCTCTCTGCCTCCGGAG GCCTTCTACATGATCCGATTTCACTCCTTCTATCCATGGCACACGGGTGGAGACTACCAGCAGCTGTGCAGTGAGCAGGACATGGCCATGCTGCCCTGGGTGCAGGAGTTCAA CAAGTTTGACCTGTACACCAAGTGTCCCGACCTGCCAGACGTGGACAAGCTGCGACCCTACTACCAGGGGCTCATTGACAAGTActgtcctggtgtcctgagctGGTGA
- the MIOX gene encoding inositol oxygenase isoform X5, whose amino-acid sequence MEGGSSPLPHWFPPACSFRQPADWAKTRIYQGHRLVQEPEGPDPSLVYRPEADPEEAKDNGGFRNYTSGPLLDRVFATYKLMHTHQTVDFVRKKHTQFRGFSYKKMTVLEAVDMLDGLVDESDPDVDFPNSFHAFQTAEGIRKAHPDKDWFHLVGLLHDLGKILALAGEPQLPVPPQWAVVGDTFPVGCRPQASVVFCDSTFQDNPDLQNPQYSTELGMYQPHCGLENVLMSWGHDEYMYQMMKFNKFSLPPEQV is encoded by the exons ATGGAAGGTGGTAGCAGCCCCCTTCCCCACTGGTTCCCACCAGCCTGCTCCTTCCGCCAGCCTGCTGACTGGGCAAAG ACTAGGATTTACCAAGGCCACCGGCTGGTGCAGGAGCCAGAG GGCCCAGACCCTTCCCTGGTCTACAGGCCTGAGGCGGACCCAGAGGAAGCCAAGGACAACGGTGGATTCCGGAACTATACC TCCGGCCCCCTCCTGGATCGCGTCTTCGCCACCTACAAGCTCATGCACACTCATCAGACAGTAGACTTCGTCAGGAAGAAG CACACCCAGTTCAGGGGCTTCTCCTATAAGAAAATGACTGTCTTGGAGGCTGTGGACATGCTGGATGGGCTGGTAGATGAGTCGGACCCAGATGTGGACTTCCCCAACTCCTTTCATGCCTTCCAGACTGCAGAGGGCATACGGAAGGCCCACCCTGACAAGG ACTGGTTCCACCTCGTAGGGCTCCTGCACGACCTGGGGAAGATCCTGGCTCTGGCGGGAGAGCCCCAG CTGCCTGTCCCTCCCCAGTGGGCAGTCGTTGGAGACACCTTTCCAGTTGGCTGCCGTCCCCAGGCCTCTGTGGTTTTCTGTGACTCCACCTTCCAGGACAACCCCGACCTCCAAAATCCTCAGTACAG CACGGAGCTCGGCATGTACCAGCCACACTGTGGGCTTGAGAACGTCCTCATGTCCTGGGGCCATGATG AGTACATGTACCAGATGATGAAGTTCAACAAATTCTCTCTGCCTCCGGAG CAAGTTTGA
- the MIOX gene encoding inositol oxygenase isoform X2 produces MEGGSSPLPHWFPPACSFRQPADWAKTRIYQGHRLVQEPEGPDPSLVYRPEADPEEAKDNGGFRNYTSGPLLDRVFATYKLMHTHQTVDFVRKKHTQFRGFSYKKMTVLEAVDMLDGLVDESDPDVDFPNSFHAFQTAEGIRKAHPDKDWFHLVGLLHDLGKILALAGEPQLPVPPQWAVVGDTFPVGCRPQASVVFCDSTFQDNPDLQNPQYSTELGMYQPHCGLENVLMSWGHDEYMYQMMKFNKFSLPPEAFYMIRFHSFYPWHTGGDYQQLCSEQDMAMLPWVQEFNKFDLYTKCPDLPDVDKLRPYYQGLIDKYCPGVLSW; encoded by the exons ATGGAAGGTGGTAGCAGCCCCCTTCCCCACTGGTTCCCACCAGCCTGCTCCTTCCGCCAGCCTGCTGACTGGGCAAAG ACTAGGATTTACCAAGGCCACCGGCTGGTGCAGGAGCCAGAG GGCCCAGACCCTTCCCTGGTCTACAGGCCTGAGGCGGACCCAGAGGAAGCCAAGGACAACGGTGGATTCCGGAACTATACC TCCGGCCCCCTCCTGGATCGCGTCTTCGCCACCTACAAGCTCATGCACACTCATCAGACAGTAGACTTCGTCAGGAAGAAG CACACCCAGTTCAGGGGCTTCTCCTATAAGAAAATGACTGTCTTGGAGGCTGTGGACATGCTGGATGGGCTGGTAGATGAGTCGGACCCAGATGTGGACTTCCCCAACTCCTTTCATGCCTTCCAGACTGCAGAGGGCATACGGAAGGCCCACCCTGACAAGG ACTGGTTCCACCTCGTAGGGCTCCTGCACGACCTGGGGAAGATCCTGGCTCTGGCGGGAGAGCCCCAG CTGCCTGTCCCTCCCCAGTGGGCAGTCGTTGGAGACACCTTTCCAGTTGGCTGCCGTCCCCAGGCCTCTGTGGTTTTCTGTGACTCCACCTTCCAGGACAACCCCGACCTCCAAAATCCTCAGTACAG CACGGAGCTCGGCATGTACCAGCCACACTGTGGGCTTGAGAACGTCCTCATGTCCTGGGGCCATGATG AGTACATGTACCAGATGATGAAGTTCAACAAATTCTCTCTGCCTCCGGAG GCCTTCTACATGATCCGATTTCACTCCTTCTATCCATGGCACACGGGTGGAGACTACCAGCAGCTGTGCAGTGAGCAGGACATGGCCATGCTGCCCTGGGTGCAGGAGTTCAA CAAGTTTGACCTGTACACCAAGTGTCCCGACCTGCCAGACGTGGACAAGCTGCGACCCTACTACCAGGGGCTCATTGACAAGTActgtcctggtgtcctgagctGGTGA
- the MIOX gene encoding inositol oxygenase isoform X3: protein MEGGSSPLPHWFPPACSFRQPADWAKGPDPSLVYRPEADPEEAKDNGGFRNYTSGPLLDRVFATYKLMHTHQTVDFVRKKHTQFRGFSYKKMTVLEAVDMLDGLVDESDPDVDFPNSFHAFQTAEGIRKAHPDKDWFHLVGLLHDLGKILALAGEPQLPVPPQWAVVGDTFPVGCRPQASVVFCDSTFQDNPDLQNPQYSTELGMYQPHCGLENVLMSWGHDEYMYQMMKFNKFSLPPEAFYMIRFHSFYPWHTGGDYQQLCSEQDMAMLPWVQEFNKFDLYTKCPDLPDVDKLRPYYQGLIDKYCPGVLSW from the exons ATGGAAGGTGGTAGCAGCCCCCTTCCCCACTGGTTCCCACCAGCCTGCTCCTTCCGCCAGCCTGCTGACTGGGCAAAG GGCCCAGACCCTTCCCTGGTCTACAGGCCTGAGGCGGACCCAGAGGAAGCCAAGGACAACGGTGGATTCCGGAACTATACC TCCGGCCCCCTCCTGGATCGCGTCTTCGCCACCTACAAGCTCATGCACACTCATCAGACAGTAGACTTCGTCAGGAAGAAG CACACCCAGTTCAGGGGCTTCTCCTATAAGAAAATGACTGTCTTGGAGGCTGTGGACATGCTGGATGGGCTGGTAGATGAGTCGGACCCAGATGTGGACTTCCCCAACTCCTTTCATGCCTTCCAGACTGCAGAGGGCATACGGAAGGCCCACCCTGACAAGG ACTGGTTCCACCTCGTAGGGCTCCTGCACGACCTGGGGAAGATCCTGGCTCTGGCGGGAGAGCCCCAG CTGCCTGTCCCTCCCCAGTGGGCAGTCGTTGGAGACACCTTTCCAGTTGGCTGCCGTCCCCAGGCCTCTGTGGTTTTCTGTGACTCCACCTTCCAGGACAACCCCGACCTCCAAAATCCTCAGTACAG CACGGAGCTCGGCATGTACCAGCCACACTGTGGGCTTGAGAACGTCCTCATGTCCTGGGGCCATGATG AGTACATGTACCAGATGATGAAGTTCAACAAATTCTCTCTGCCTCCGGAG GCCTTCTACATGATCCGATTTCACTCCTTCTATCCATGGCACACGGGTGGAGACTACCAGCAGCTGTGCAGTGAGCAGGACATGGCCATGCTGCCCTGGGTGCAGGAGTTCAA CAAGTTTGACCTGTACACCAAGTGTCCCGACCTGCCAGACGTGGACAAGCTGCGACCCTACTACCAGGGGCTCATTGACAAGTActgtcctggtgtcctgagctGGTGA
- the MIOX gene encoding inositol oxygenase isoform X6, translated as MHTHQTVDFVRKKHTQFRGFSYKKMTVLEAVDMLDGLVDESDPDVDFPNSFHAFQTAEGIRKAHPDKDWFHLVGLLHDLGKILALAGEPQLPVPPQWAVVGDTFPVGCRPQASVVFCDSTFQDNPDLQNPQYSTELGMYQPHCGLENVLMSWGHDEYMYQMMKFNKFSLPPEAFYMIRFHSFYPWHTGGDYQQLCSEQDMAMLPWVQEFNKFDLYTKCPDLPDVDKLRPYYQGLIDKYCPGVLSW; from the exons ATGCACACTCATCAGACAGTAGACTTCGTCAGGAAGAAG CACACCCAGTTCAGGGGCTTCTCCTATAAGAAAATGACTGTCTTGGAGGCTGTGGACATGCTGGATGGGCTGGTAGATGAGTCGGACCCAGATGTGGACTTCCCCAACTCCTTTCATGCCTTCCAGACTGCAGAGGGCATACGGAAGGCCCACCCTGACAAGG ACTGGTTCCACCTCGTAGGGCTCCTGCACGACCTGGGGAAGATCCTGGCTCTGGCGGGAGAGCCCCAG CTGCCTGTCCCTCCCCAGTGGGCAGTCGTTGGAGACACCTTTCCAGTTGGCTGCCGTCCCCAGGCCTCTGTGGTTTTCTGTGACTCCACCTTCCAGGACAACCCCGACCTCCAAAATCCTCAGTACAG CACGGAGCTCGGCATGTACCAGCCACACTGTGGGCTTGAGAACGTCCTCATGTCCTGGGGCCATGATG AGTACATGTACCAGATGATGAAGTTCAACAAATTCTCTCTGCCTCCGGAG GCCTTCTACATGATCCGATTTCACTCCTTCTATCCATGGCACACGGGTGGAGACTACCAGCAGCTGTGCAGTGAGCAGGACATGGCCATGCTGCCCTGGGTGCAGGAGTTCAA CAAGTTTGACCTGTACACCAAGTGTCCCGACCTGCCAGACGTGGACAAGCTGCGACCCTACTACCAGGGGCTCATTGACAAGTActgtcctggtgtcctgagctGGTGA
- the LMF2 gene encoding lipase maturation factor 2 — protein MAGSWLPRQLFLQGVAAVFLFAFASLYIQIPGLYGPEGILPARRTLRPQGKGPWQQLWETPTLLWEAPRLGLDTAQCLELLSLLGTLLALGALLLRQLRHLLIYLLLWAAYLSACQVGQVFLYFQWDSLLLEAGFLAVLVAPLRQPPHHKQPPQGGLAGTLPHEGLPFWLVRWLLFRLMFASGVVKLTSRCPAWWGLTALTYHYETQCLPTPASWFAHHLPVWLHKLSVVATFLIEIAVPPLFFAPARRLRLAAFYSQVLLQVLIIITGNYNFFNLLTLVLTTALLDDKHLAAESGNNHHKKIPASWPKALLALLSLLLELTVYGLLAYGTVHYFGLEVDWEKHTIHSRTTFTFHQFSQWLEMVTLPTMWLGGASLTWELLAALWRWTQVRGWLRKLCAAIQLSIFGTATVAMFLVSLVPYSYMEPSTHGRLWTGAHRLFGAVEHLQLANSYGLFRRMTGLGGRPEVVLEGSYDGHHWTEIEFMYKPGNVSRSPPIVVPHQPRLDWQMWFAALGPHTHSPWFTSLVLCLLQGKEPVIRLIQNDVARYPFHKQPPTYVRAQRYKYWFSQPGEQSQWWRRQWVEEFFPPVSLGDPKLDTLLRQFGLQDKSPPRARSSNNTLAQALHWVRKHLSPLEAPPLLWGLILAVGAIRVIQALLGPRSSQSSLHPREEKHRLAPKKDLGAATNQAAPAPNSCNSGSQTTRRKK, from the exons ATGGCGGGCTCCTGGCTGCCGCGGCAGCTCTTCCTCCAGGGTGTGGCCGCCGTCTTCTTGTTCGCCTTCGCTTCCCTGTACATACAGATCCCGG GCCTGTATGGCCCCGAGGGCATCTTACCTGCACGGAGGACACTGCGGCCACAGGGCAAGGGGCCCTGGCAGCAGCTGTGGGAGACCCCAACATTGCTGTGGGAGGCGCCACGACTTGGGCTGGACACAGCTCAGTGCTTGGAGCTGCTGAGCCTGCTAGGCACCCTGCTAGCTCTGGGTGCCCTGCTGCTGCGCCAGCTTCGCCACCTCCTCATTTACCTGCTGCTCTGGGCCGCCTACCTATCGGCCTGCCAG GTGGGCCAGGTGTTTCTTTATTTCCAGTG GGATTCCCTGCTGCTGGAGGCTGGCTTCCTAGCTGTGCTGGTGGCCCCCCTGAGACAGCCCCCCCACCATAAGCAGCCCCCCCAGGGCGGGCTGGCAGGGACCTTGCCCCACGAAGGCCTCCCCTTCTGGCTCGTGCGCTGGCTGCTGTTTCGCCTCATGTTCGCCTCGGGTGTGGTCAAGCTGACCAGCCGTTGCCCAGCGTGGTGGGGCCTCACTG CCCTCACCTACCACTACGAGACTCAGTGCCTGCCCACGCCTGCTTCCTGGTTTGCCCACCACCTGCCTGTCTGGCTGCACAAGCTCAGTGTGGTGGCCACCTTCCTCATCGAGATCGCAGTGCCCCCACTATTCTTCGCCCCTGCTCGCCGCCTACGGCTGGCTGCCTTCTACTCGCAA GTCTTGCTGCAAGTCCTGATTATCATCACTGGTAACTATAACTTCTTCAACCTGCTCACCCTGGTGCTCACCACCGCCCTTCTGGATGACAAGCACCTAGCTGCCGAGTCTGGGAATAACCATCACAAAAAGATACCTGCCT CCTGGCCCAAGGCCCTGCTAGCCCTGCTGTCTCTGTTGCTGGAGCTGACTGTGTACGGGCTGTTGGCCTACGGCACCGTGCACTATTTTGGCCTGGAGGTTGACTGGGAGAAGCACACCATCCACTCCAGAACCA CTTTCACCTTCCACCAGTTCTCCCAGTGGCTGGAGATGGTGACTCTGCCCACCATGTGGCTAGGGGGTGCATCCCTCACCTGGGAACTGCTGGCCGCCCTCTGGAG GTGGACCCAAGTGCGAGGGTGGCTACGGAAGCTTTGTGCCGCAATCCAGCTGTCCATCTTTGGCACTGCCACTGTGGCCATGTTTCTGGTTAGCCTG GTGCCATACTCCTACATGGAGCCTTCCACCCATGGGCGCCTCTGGACTGGGGCCCACCGCCTGTTTGGCGCCGTGGAGCACCTACAGCTGGCCAACTCCTATGGCCTCTTCAGACGGATGACTGGTCTGGGTGGGCGGCCTGAGGTGGTGCTGGAGGGCAGTTATGATGGGCACCACTGGACG GAGATTGAATTCATGTACAAGCCCGGGAATGTGAGCCGGTCACCCCCAATCGTAGTGCCCCACCAGCCGCGCCTTGATTGGCAGATGTGGTTTGCAGCTCTAGGACCGCACACGCACAGCCCTTGGTTCACGAGCCTGGTGCTCTGTCTGCTGCAGGGCAAGGAGCCAG TGATCCGTCTCATCCAGAACGATGTGGCCAGGTACCCCTTCCACAAGCAACCGCCCACCTATGTGCGGGCCCAGCGCTACAAGTACTGGTTCTCACAGCCTGGGGAGCAGAG CCAGTGGTGGCGTCGCCAGTGGGTGGAGGAATTCTTCCCCCCCGTGTCCTTGGGGGACCCAAAGCTGGACACACTGCTCAGGCAGTTTGGTCTTCAG GACAAGAGCCCACCTCGGGCACGCAGCTCCAACAACACCCTTGCCCAGGCCCTCCACTGGGTACGGAAACACCTGTCTCCCCTGGAGGCCCCTCCcctgctttggggactcatcCTGGCAGTGGGGGCCATTAGGGTCATACAGGCCCTGCTGGGGCCCCGTTCCTCCCAGTCCTCCCTTCACCCCAGGGAGGAGAAGCATAGGCTAGCACCCAAGAAGGACCTGGGAGCTGCCACTAACCAGGCTGCTCCAGCCCCCAACAGTTGCAACAGCGGCTCCCAGACCACCCGGAGGAAAAAGTAG